Genomic segment of Sarcophilus harrisii chromosome 4, mSarHar1.11, whole genome shotgun sequence:
GGTCCCCGACCCTAAGCCTTTCACCAACACTCAAAACTGAGgcatgaaggaaaggaaaaatttgctAAGTCTTAGAAAAAAGGTTTTCAGCCTTTTCAACGTTAGGAACCAAAGAAGCCTAAAGGTTCCTTAGAATAATGAGATTTTTAAGTATATGaaataaaatccataggattAGTTAAAATAAAGATGGTGCGAGATGGAGAATATTCCTTTCAGATATGGACTGGACAAGACAGCCTCTAAGGTCTTCTTCCACCTCTCTGATGCCGGCCATCCCCTCGCAGTTTGAACCCTGGCTCCCTAGCTCGTCCCATGGCAGCGGACTTACCTGCTCAGCATTCTCTGGATACAGCTGCAAGACCGCTCGAGCTCCTCGGGCCTGCAGGAGAATGGACATGGTGGGTCTCTGGCCAGCCAAGGGGCTGCCTAGGACAGCGGAGAGCCCCAAGGCCGCTCCAAAAAGCCAGGAGAGTGCCTACTCACCAGCGCAGAATAAAGGGATGAAAAGAAGCGGTGCAGGCGCTTGGCGGGGTTGTGCATCCTCTGGTCGGCGTTGCAGAGCCACTGCACAGCGGAGATGCTGATGGAAGGGCAAAAGGCATCTTCAGGAGCACGGCCAAGCCCCGCACGCTGGTCCACCCCCAGCTcactccccacccctccctcccTGGATCCAAGAGGGCGTGGCCTCCCCATGCCCCAGCGGAAGCTGCTCCCTCTCCATCCCCCGGTCCCATCCAATGATCCTTCTCCTCGAATCTGAGCCTGGTTTAGTGGCTCCTGTCACCTCTCCCTGGACCTGTTCAATTTCTACCATTTAACCCAAGAATGCCCCTGAAGGTTAATCCCTGAAGGCACAACAAGATGCTTTTTCTCAGCCCCCAACCTAGCCAACCTTCCACTGGCTTTTGCAAGCTGCTTTTCATTCAAGGGTCTCCTTAAAATAGTACTCTTAAATAGACCCTTGAATGAAAAGCAGCTTGCAAAAGCCAGTGGAAGGTTGGCTAGATACACTTGAACTTTTAAACAGGCATCCCCTCCTCCTTAAAATGTCAGAAAGTTAACATGTAACTTTCCCCTCATCTCTTCTAATCTCTTTCCCCAAGAAGTCATCCCTAGTGGGGAGAGGTGGCTCAGCATCCCTGACAAGACCCACCTCTGAACTTCCCCCTCAGCTTTCTCCCCATTTCACGTCCCAATCCAAGGTCACCCATTCAGCTCATGCTCATCTTGCAGTGATTTTTGCCCCTCCCTCCACACTCCTCTCCCCCAAATCACACTGCTGAAATACCAACTCGGACACGTGGCATCTACTCATGGGTCCTTTTCTAGAAGCTAAGTTCTAAAAGGACTGTGGTCGGCCTTGAAGTTCTGCTAACACAGCACCACAAACACAGGTAGGTGCGAGATCTCTCCAAATCCCTCAAGGATCAGGGAATCTCCAGAAGCTAATGAGGGCCCAAGGCCTTCCTGCCTCTGGGCCCGGAGCTCTCCCCACAGCGCTCAGCTGCCGCGGGCACTCAGGTTAACCGTCCCTGCCCCAATGGCAGCGACCCCGCTTACCTGATACAGCCATCGAATGAGCCCGGCCGGAAGGGAATGCCCTGACCCATGTCCCCCTTAAGCAGGTCTCCCTCCACCTCTCGATCCACAGCCACGTCTGCCAGAGAGACGATCCCAGAGGTTGGAGCCAGTCCCTGCGGCTGcccatcccccccaccccccaccccccagggcCCACTCACCCAGCATGGCGGAGCTGATGTCAATGCCCACCCAGTAGTGCCCCTGCTCCGAGATGAAGTCGCCACTGAGCCCGGAGCCGCAGCTGGAAGGCAAAGCGGGAGGAGAGGTCAGGGAACCAGGGCCGGGAGGAGGGCCCGGGAGACCTCCCAAGAGAGCCGCCCTCTCACCCGACATCCAGCAGGAAGCAGGGCTGGTCCTCGGGCAGACTGAGCAGCTCCACTGCCCGCTCCGACATCTGGGTCTGGATCTCAATCATCCGCGAgctggaggaaggaggggggcaGGGACCCCAGCCTGGCTAACGGCTCTTGGCAGCAAAGAAGGCCCGGCCAGACCCCCGGCCATCCCTGAACAGACCTTCTAGCGATATCACCGTAGTCATCCCTCCCACGGAAACCCCAGTGTAACCTAGGGCAAGACCGGCCCGGGGCGACTCTCCgcctgtgccccccccccccagatactCCCGCGCCTGCCCACGCCCATCCCCCACCCGGAGCCTGCTCCTGCGCCTGCCCACGCCCATCCCCCacactcctcccctcccccccagcctctCTCCTGCGCAGGGAGCCCCTGGCCGGGGTCAGGGGCCCTCAGCCGAGGGACCCATCGGTGTCCCTCGTGCTGCACAAAGGCCCCCGTGCCCTTGTCAGGGGGCTCTCCCAGCGCTCGCAGAGCCCACAAACAGCGTGGTCAGGGACCCCAGCAGGGGAAGGGGCCGCCGAAGGCCCCAGGCCGCATCCCCGCCCTCTGAGGCCCGGAGCAGCCCACGAAGTCATGCACGGGGCGCCCACGCCGCGCTTGGAGCTCCCGAAAAGCCCCGGGGCAGGTGCCCCCCTCTCCCCCTGCCTTCAATTCCTTACGCCACAGACACCCACCCCACGGGCCACCGGGAGACCTCCCCCCGCTCATCGCTCCCCCCGATAACTTAATCGCTGGGATGCTGCCCCCTCCTCTCCTTTTGCCCCCACATCCACCCTGAGGGGGTGCGCTgcgattattcccattttacagccaAGAAGACTGAGGCCGGTCCCAGGACGAGCAGACGccgggccccgccccctcccggcTCCCCAAACTTCCGCCAGGCCCGGCTCCTACTTGTGAGTGTACTTCCGGGCTTCATCCTCGTTGTAAAACTgcgggggagacagagagagagagagggcggCAGTGAGAGGGGGGTCGGAGGCAGCGGGCCGGGGTTCGCGGGAACGGGAGGGGCTCACCAGCTCAGGGGGCCCGCGGTGCTCCGGCCTTCGGCCGCCGCACGCCATGGCTACACTCCACGACTCCCTTCAGCGCGGCATTCGCGTCATCTCCCAGCGCCGCCTTTAGGGCCCAACCGCCGCCTCGGAGGCTTAAGTTGTGTCATCTCTTCGCGCAAGCGCAAGCGCACTGGAGCCCTCCTGGGCCCGCCCCTTCCTGAACCGTCTTCCTCCTCTACGCGATTGGCCCTGAGGAGAGCTCGTCAGGTAACCCTGCCCGTCTCATTGGCCGGCCCTTCCGCCTCCACCCCGCCCCGCGCAAGATGGCGGCCCTAGTGGGCCGGCGGTGTCCCCAGCTGTGGTGGCCCGCTGGGCGGAAGGCGGCCCGGGCCAGCTCGGCCGGCAGAGGCGGCCCCTGGACCGGGAAGGAACAAGTAAGCGCCGGCCCCTCCCGGTACTCGCGCACGGCGCTGTACGACCTGCTGGACGTCCCGGTCACGGCTACGCAGGCGCAGATCAAGGCAGCCTACTACCGGCAGAGCTTCCTCTATCACCCGGACCGCAACTCGGGCAGCGCGGAGGCGGCGGAGCGCTTCACGCGCATCGGCCAGGCCTACGTGGTGCTGAGCAACGCCGCGCTCCGCCGCCAGTACGACCGCGGCCTGCTGGGCGCCGAGCACGCTCAAGTCGCCGCGCACGCGCCCTCCTCGCCCCGGCCCCGGCCTCCCGCGTCCGTGCACTCCGCCTACGGCCCCCAGCGCGCGCGGCCCGCCCCCGGAGGCCAGCACATGTTTGACTTCGACGCCTTCTACCGCGCGCACTACGGGGAGCAGCTGGAGCGCGAGCAGCGGCTGCGGGCGCGCCGCGAGGCCATGCGCAAAGCCCGCGAAGTGCGCCAACGCTCGGGCCTGCGCTGGGATGAGAGCATGCTCCTGGGCCTGATCCTGCTGCTGGGCTTCCTGGGCTTGTCGCACCGCAACTAGCCGCGCGCCACCCGGGCCTCGGGCCGCGGGGGGGGCGCGGGGTCCCCGAGCCAAATGAACCACGTCTCAATGCAT
This window contains:
- the BUD23 gene encoding probable 18S rRNA (guanine-N(7))-methyltransferase, coding for MACGGRRPEHRGPPELFYNEDEARKYTHNSRMIEIQTQMSERAVELLSLPEDQPCFLLDVGCGSGLSGDFISEQGHYWVGIDISSAMLDVAVDREVEGDLLKGDMGQGIPFRPGSFDGCISISAVQWLCNADQRMHNPAKRLHRFFSSLYSALARGARAVLQLYPENAEQLELITTQAMKAGFTGGMVVDFPNSTKAKKFFLCLFVGPSGVLPTGLGTECGDEQERKESKFSKERLRYKTAKGKSLKKSRDWILEKKERRRRQGKEVRADTRYTGRKRRPHF
- the DNAJC30 gene encoding dnaJ homolog subfamily C member 30, mitochondrial; translated protein: MAALVGRRCPQLWWPAGRKAARASSAGRGGPWTGKEQVSAGPSRYSRTALYDLLDVPVTATQAQIKAAYYRQSFLYHPDRNSGSAEAAERFTRIGQAYVVLSNAALRRQYDRGLLGAEHAQVAAHAPSSPRPRPPASVHSAYGPQRARPAPGGQHMFDFDAFYRAHYGEQLEREQRLRARREAMRKAREVRQRSGLRWDESMLLGLILLLGFLGLSHRN